The following proteins are encoded in a genomic region of Stutzerimonas balearica DSM 6083:
- the nadE gene encoding ammonia-dependent NAD(+) synthetase, with amino-acid sequence MHNRQAEIAAALKVRPAFDGPEAIDAEIERRVRFIQDCLRQSGMKTLVLGISGGVDSTTAGLLAQRAVEGMRAAGEGDDYRFIAVRLPYQVQHDEDEAQLAVDTIAPDECHTVNIGPAVQALAEATEALGALSPASRDFVLGNTKARMRMVAQYTIANARKGLVIGTDHAAEAVMGFFTKFGDGACDLTPLAGLVKGQVRQLAAALGAPDQLVKKVPTADLEELTPGKPDEDAHGVAYRDIDAFLQGEHVSEEAARTIIDTYDKTAHKRALPKEP; translated from the coding sequence ATGCACAATCGCCAGGCGGAAATTGCCGCTGCACTCAAGGTACGGCCAGCGTTCGACGGTCCGGAAGCGATCGATGCGGAGATCGAGCGACGTGTGCGCTTCATTCAGGATTGTCTGCGTCAGTCCGGTATGAAAACCCTGGTACTGGGGATCAGTGGTGGTGTCGACTCCACGACCGCAGGCCTGCTGGCCCAGCGTGCGGTGGAGGGCATGCGGGCGGCCGGGGAGGGCGACGACTATCGCTTCATCGCTGTCCGCCTGCCGTACCAGGTTCAGCACGACGAGGACGAGGCGCAGCTTGCCGTCGACACCATTGCACCGGACGAATGCCATACGGTGAACATCGGGCCCGCCGTCCAGGCGCTGGCCGAGGCCACCGAGGCACTCGGCGCGCTGTCTCCGGCGAGCCGGGACTTCGTGCTAGGCAATACCAAGGCCCGCATGCGCATGGTGGCGCAGTACACCATCGCCAATGCGCGAAAGGGGTTGGTCATCGGTACGGATCACGCAGCCGAGGCCGTAATGGGCTTCTTTACCAAGTTCGGCGATGGCGCCTGTGACCTCACGCCGCTGGCCGGCCTGGTGAAGGGACAGGTTCGCCAGCTTGCCGCCGCCCTCGGCGCACCTGATCAACTGGTGAAAAAGGTGCCGACCGCAGACCTGGAGGAGCTCACGCCCGGCAAACCGGACGAAGACGCTCACGGCGTTGCCTACCGGGATATCGATGCGTTCCTGCAGGGCGAGCATGTGTCGGAGGAAGCGGCGCGCACGATCATTGATACCTACGACAAGACCGCACACAAGCGGGCCTTGCCGAAGGAGCCTTGA
- a CDS encoding adenine phosphoribosyltransferase, whose protein sequence is MIFDEFSIKTLIRPVADFPSPGVVFRDITPLLQSPKALRMVADSFIQRYVEAEFSHIGALDARGFIVGSIVAYELNKPLVLFRKQGKLPADVLSQAYQTEYGQAHLEIHSDSLCEGDSVVLFDDLIATGGTLLAAAQLVRRMRADIHEAAAIIDLPELGGSRKLQDIGIPTFTLTAFALDDR, encoded by the coding sequence ATGATCTTCGACGAATTCAGCATCAAGACGCTCATCCGTCCGGTAGCCGACTTTCCCAGCCCGGGCGTGGTTTTTCGTGACATTACCCCACTGCTGCAGTCGCCCAAGGCACTGCGCATGGTTGCCGACAGTTTTATCCAGCGCTACGTCGAAGCCGAGTTCAGCCACATCGGCGCCCTTGATGCACGCGGTTTCATCGTCGGCTCGATCGTGGCCTACGAACTGAACAAGCCGCTGGTGCTGTTCCGCAAGCAGGGCAAGCTGCCGGCCGATGTGCTCTCGCAGGCCTATCAGACCGAGTACGGCCAGGCGCACCTGGAGATCCATTCCGACAGCCTGTGCGAAGGCGATTCAGTGGTGCTGTTCGACGATCTGATCGCCACTGGTGGCACGCTGCTAGCAGCCGCGCAACTGGTTCGGCGTATGCGCGCCGACATCCATGAGGCAGCCGCGATCATTGATCTGCCCGAGCTGGGCGGTTCGAGAAAGCTCCAGGATATCGGCATCCCCACCTTTACGCTGACCGCGTTCGCCCTGGACGATCGCTGA
- a CDS encoding sulfite exporter TauE/SafE family protein: protein MIELLPLLVSAFVLGLLGGGHCLGMCGGLMGALTMAIPPAQRGRRLRLLIAYNLGRILSYACAGILIGLAGWAIASGPAATAMRVIAALLLIAMGLYLAGWWSGLTRIEALGRGLWRHIQPAASRLMPVSSVPRALLLGALWGWLPCGLVYSTLLWSASQGDAWQSGLLMLAFGLGTWPVLLATGLAAERLTALLRKRQVRLAGGVLVILFGLWTLPGPHQQWLMGHGSAAASHQGH, encoded by the coding sequence ATGATTGAACTCTTGCCACTACTCGTCTCCGCGTTCGTCCTCGGCCTGCTGGGCGGTGGGCATTGCCTTGGCATGTGCGGCGGGCTCATGGGCGCGCTGACCATGGCGATTCCGCCAGCGCAAAGGGGCAGGCGCCTGCGCCTGCTCATCGCCTACAACCTGGGCCGCATTCTCAGCTACGCCTGCGCGGGAATCCTGATCGGACTGGCCGGCTGGGCCATCGCCAGCGGACCGGCAGCCACCGCGATGCGCGTGATCGCCGCCTTGCTGCTGATCGCGATGGGCCTTTATCTGGCCGGCTGGTGGAGCGGGCTGACCCGCATCGAGGCGCTCGGACGAGGGCTCTGGCGGCACATTCAGCCAGCCGCGAGCCGACTGATGCCGGTCAGCAGCGTGCCTCGCGCCTTGCTGCTTGGCGCACTCTGGGGCTGGTTACCCTGCGGCCTCGTCTATAGCACCTTGCTCTGGTCGGCCAGCCAGGGTGATGCCTGGCAGAGCGGATTGCTGATGCTGGCCTTCGGCCTCGGTACCTGGCCGGTACTGCTGGCCACCGGACTGGCCGCCGAGCGGCTGACGGCCCTGTTGCGCAAAAGACAGGTGCGCCTCGCTGGCGGCGTCCTGGTGATCCTGTTTGGTCTCTGGACACTGCCGGGGCCGCATCAACAGTGGCTGATGGGGCACGGCAGTGCCGCCGCGTCCCACCAGGGGCACTGA
- the fnr gene encoding fumarate/nitrate reduction transcriptional regulator Fnr, whose protein sequence is MPESIKVRAQRQAHCKDCSLSGLCLPLSLNMQDMDALDDIVKRGRPLKKGETLFRQGDSFASVFAVRSGALRTFSVTDNGEEQITGFHLPSELVGLSGMDTEAYPVTAQALETTSVCEIPFDRLDELSVLLPQLRRQLMRIMSREIRDDQQMMLLLSKKTADERIATFLINLSARFSARGFSANQFRLPMSRNEIGNYLGLAVETVSRVFTRFQQNGLLEAEGKEVRILDPIGLCALAGGNLEADSARSE, encoded by the coding sequence ATGCCCGAGTCGATCAAGGTCCGCGCTCAGCGCCAGGCCCACTGCAAGGATTGCAGCCTTTCCGGCTTGTGTCTGCCGCTCTCTCTGAACATGCAGGACATGGATGCGCTCGACGACATCGTCAAGCGCGGGCGCCCGTTGAAGAAGGGTGAGACCCTGTTTCGCCAGGGTGACAGCTTCGCCTCGGTGTTCGCTGTCCGTTCAGGAGCTCTGCGCACCTTCAGCGTGACCGACAACGGCGAGGAGCAGATCACCGGCTTCCATCTGCCGAGCGAGCTTGTCGGACTGTCGGGCATGGATACCGAAGCCTATCCGGTCACCGCCCAGGCCCTGGAGACCACCTCCGTCTGCGAGATCCCGTTCGATCGCCTGGACGAGCTCAGCGTGTTGCTGCCGCAGCTCCGTCGCCAGCTGATGCGAATCATGAGCCGGGAAATCCGCGACGATCAGCAGATGATGCTGCTGCTCTCCAAGAAAACCGCCGACGAACGTATCGCCACTTTCCTGATCAACCTGTCCGCACGCTTCAGTGCCCGCGGCTTCTCTGCCAACCAGTTCCGCCTGCCGATGTCGCGTAACGAAATCGGTAACTATCTGGGGCTGGCTGTGGAAACGGTTTCGCGCGTATTTACGCGATTCCAGCAGAACGGCCTGCTCGAGGCCGAAGGCAAGGAAGTCCGCATCCTCGATCCGATCGGCTTGTGTGCATTGGCGGGTGGCAATCTCGAAGCCGATTCCGCGCGCTCGGAGTAG
- a CDS encoding ABC transporter ATP-binding protein translates to MQLRFEEVGKRFGELEVIKGFSGEFAQGELVALVGPSGCGKSTLLHLVAGLEQPTVGKVLADGKPVSGPHPSRTLVFQEHALYPWLSLQANVAMALELQGVSRREAFAQALAWLERVNLKGFEDYYPHQVSGGMRQRTALARAFIAKPEVLLLDEPFGALDALTRMALQDVLRELIEEHQPTVLLVTHDVDEALYLADHVLVFSARPTRVLQTFNFTHCEKSHDLSEFAAERREILRLLGIKTEVSHA, encoded by the coding sequence ATGCAGCTCAGGTTTGAAGAGGTAGGCAAGCGCTTCGGCGAGCTGGAGGTCATCAAGGGCTTCAGCGGGGAATTCGCTCAGGGCGAGTTGGTTGCACTGGTAGGGCCGTCCGGCTGTGGTAAATCCACACTGCTGCACCTGGTGGCCGGCCTGGAGCAGCCGACCGTCGGCAAGGTGCTCGCCGATGGGAAACCCGTCAGCGGGCCTCATCCCAGCCGCACTCTGGTCTTCCAGGAGCATGCGCTCTATCCGTGGCTCAGCCTGCAGGCGAACGTCGCGATGGCACTCGAGCTGCAGGGCGTATCCCGGCGCGAGGCCTTCGCGCAGGCGCTCGCCTGGCTGGAGCGAGTCAACCTGAAGGGCTTCGAAGACTATTACCCGCACCAGGTTTCCGGAGGCATGCGCCAGCGCACGGCACTGGCACGCGCGTTCATTGCCAAGCCGGAGGTGCTGCTGTTGGACGAGCCTTTCGGTGCGCTGGATGCCCTGACCCGAATGGCGCTGCAAGATGTGCTGCGCGAGCTGATCGAAGAGCACCAGCCGACGGTGCTGCTGGTCACGCACGATGTCGATGAGGCGCTCTATCTGGCGGATCATGTGCTGGTCTTCAGCGCACGACCGACGCGTGTGCTGCAAACGTTCAACTTTACCCATTGCGAAAAGAGTCACGACCTGTCGGAGTTCGCCGCCGAGCGTCGCGAGATCCTGCGTTTGCTCGGTATCAAGACGGAGGTCTCGCACGCATGA
- a CDS encoding ABC transporter permease, with protein MSQQRRLTGPKKYAAVLLAVVFILLIWQAAAWSLPDFLMPGIPAVLERMQSALQEPAFREGLLGSMSRLGSGYSFALLFGIGFGLVGGVLFFFREILRSAIVILQSIPSIAWVPLFLIVMGFGNLPIIVVVALAAFFPMALSVMNATESVQPVHVSAARVMGASRWQLLRRVYLPAVMPELITGAQLAFGNAWRALISAEMLIGFGQGLGRALAYSGEIADMTGVMMNILVIAILATLIDQVVLEKFKQRMLRYQYV; from the coding sequence ATGAGTCAGCAACGTCGTCTTACCGGGCCGAAGAAATACGCTGCCGTGCTGCTCGCGGTAGTGTTCATCCTGCTGATCTGGCAGGCGGCCGCCTGGAGCTTGCCGGACTTTCTCATGCCCGGCATACCCGCGGTGCTCGAGCGGATGCAAAGCGCCCTGCAGGAGCCGGCGTTCCGCGAAGGCCTGCTCGGCAGCATGAGCCGGCTGGGCAGCGGCTACAGTTTCGCACTGTTGTTCGGAATAGGCTTCGGCCTCGTCGGTGGCGTGCTGTTCTTCTTCCGGGAAATCCTGCGCTCGGCCATTGTCATCCTGCAGTCGATTCCCTCCATCGCGTGGGTCCCGCTGTTCCTGATCGTCATGGGCTTTGGCAATCTGCCGATCATCGTCGTCGTGGCGCTTGCTGCGTTTTTCCCCATGGCGCTGTCGGTGATGAACGCCACGGAAAGCGTGCAGCCGGTTCACGTGTCCGCGGCGCGAGTCATGGGGGCCTCGCGCTGGCAGCTGCTGCGTCGGGTCTACCTGCCAGCGGTGATGCCCGAGCTGATCACCGGGGCGCAGCTGGCCTTCGGTAATGCGTGGCGCGCGCTGATTTCGGCGGAGATGCTGATCGGCTTTGGCCAGGGATTGGGCCGGGCATTGGCCTACTCGGGTGAGATCGCCGATATGACCGGTGTGATGATGAACATCCTGGTCATTGCGATTCTGGCGACCTTGATCGATCAGGTCGTACTCGAGAAGTTCAAGCAGCGGATGCTGCGCTATCAGTACGTCTAG
- a CDS encoding ABC transporter substrate-binding protein, translating into MRAKFWLIPALVLASAFAHAEEKLKVGYIRVMDDAQAMVAHEAGLYAKHGLDVELVEFSSGTDLIKAIVGGQLDTGVLGFTNAVAWASKGADLKVVGGAQRGYHSILVRDETGITDVAGLKGRTLASQREGSTADAVLRGVTLKAAGLQASEVNIMGVSPAVAVQSLVSGRVDAAFLFEPYDRIAQLVAPVRQIYEIGEVWPFPCMVVITSGETLAKRKEAIWQSLDAQREAIQMLEKQPAEAAKLIASYFIAEPTLKTRERGELAREVVIKEAIATQDFSAKLEASDLARIQELADILQEQGSLKTRDGKAFDTRAILDLSWQESRQL; encoded by the coding sequence ATGAGAGCAAAGTTCTGGTTGATCCCTGCGCTGGTACTGGCCAGTGCCTTCGCCCACGCCGAGGAAAAGCTCAAGGTCGGCTATATCCGCGTGATGGACGACGCTCAGGCGATGGTGGCACATGAAGCCGGTCTCTATGCCAAGCATGGGCTGGATGTCGAGCTCGTGGAATTCAGTTCCGGCACCGACCTGATCAAGGCGATTGTCGGCGGGCAGCTCGATACCGGCGTGCTCGGTTTTACCAACGCAGTAGCCTGGGCGTCCAAAGGCGCCGATCTGAAGGTGGTCGGTGGTGCTCAGCGCGGCTACCACTCGATTCTCGTGCGCGATGAAACCGGCATCACCGATGTTGCCGGCCTAAAAGGGCGCACGCTGGCTTCCCAGCGCGAGGGGAGCACCGCAGACGCCGTGTTGCGCGGCGTAACCCTCAAGGCGGCCGGGCTGCAAGCGAGCGAAGTCAACATCATGGGCGTCAGCCCGGCTGTGGCGGTGCAGTCGCTGGTGTCGGGTCGTGTTGATGCAGCCTTCCTGTTCGAACCGTACGATCGCATTGCGCAGCTGGTAGCGCCGGTTCGCCAGATCTACGAGATCGGCGAGGTCTGGCCATTTCCCTGCATGGTGGTGATTACCTCGGGCGAGACCTTGGCCAAGCGCAAGGAGGCCATCTGGCAATCGCTCGACGCCCAGCGCGAAGCGATCCAGATGCTCGAGAAGCAGCCGGCGGAGGCCGCCAAGTTGATCGCCAGCTACTTCATCGCCGAGCCGACGCTCAAGACCCGCGAGCGTGGAGAGCTGGCGCGCGAAGTCGTGATCAAGGAGGCGATCGCCACGCAGGACTTCAGTGCCAAGCTGGAAGCGTCTGACCTGGCGCGTATCCAGGAGCTCGCTGACATCCTTCAGGAACAGGGCTCGCTGAAGACGCGCGACGGCAAAGCGTTCGATACGCGCGCCATTCTCGATCTGTCTTGGCAGGAGTCGCGGCAGCTCTGA
- the ccoS gene encoding cbb3-type cytochrome oxidase assembly protein CcoS, with the protein MAALYVLIPVAVVLVALAIWVFFWAVDSGQFDDLDSPAHSILFDDDETKPEQQPAQKDVKDADRRSDD; encoded by the coding sequence ATGGCCGCTCTGTACGTACTCATTCCGGTCGCCGTTGTACTGGTTGCGCTAGCCATCTGGGTGTTCTTCTGGGCGGTGGACAGTGGGCAATTCGACGACCTCGACAGCCCCGCCCACAGCATCCTCTTCGACGACGACGAAACGAAACCGGAGCAACAGCCCGCCCAGAAGGACGTCAAGGACGCGGATCGCCGTAGCGATGATTGA
- a CDS encoding SCO family protein, with product MPARLGRLLLIGLLTLATSALALDRAALLDEANILLFPQPRPLPTVELLTQDAEPWRTEALRGRWHLLFFGFTSCPDICPTTLADMRRLLAELPPEQRANVQLVLVTADPARDSPAQLKDYLSYYRAGFQGLTGDLTQLQSLSRALGLPFVPAAQTSGDYSVSHSGNIALVGPDGRLHGHLRAPFKLDALRRALAQIMASESATQ from the coding sequence ATGCCCGCTCGCCTTGGACGCCTCCTGCTGATTGGCCTGCTCACCCTTGCCACATCCGCGCTTGCGCTCGATCGCGCCGCACTGCTGGATGAAGCGAACATATTGCTCTTTCCGCAGCCGCGCCCACTGCCGACGGTCGAGTTGCTGACCCAGGACGCCGAACCCTGGCGCACCGAAGCCCTGCGCGGGCGCTGGCATCTGCTGTTTTTCGGTTTCACATCCTGCCCGGACATCTGTCCGACCACGCTGGCCGACATGCGTCGTCTTCTGGCAGAGCTGCCACCGGAACAACGCGCGAATGTTCAGCTTGTGCTGGTCACCGCCGATCCAGCACGCGATTCGCCAGCGCAGTTGAAAGACTATCTGAGTTACTACCGGGCAGGCTTTCAGGGCCTCACCGGCGACCTGACTCAGCTGCAATCCCTGTCCCGCGCGCTGGGCCTGCCATTCGTGCCAGCCGCCCAGACCAGCGGGGACTATAGCGTCAGTCACAGCGGAAACATCGCCTTGGTGGGCCCGGACGGCCGGCTCCATGGCCATTTGCGCGCGCCCTTCAAGCTCGACGCATTACGCCGAGCACTAGCGCAAATCATGGCGAGCGAAAGCGCGACTCAGTGA
- the hemN gene encoding oxygen-independent coproporphyrinogen III oxidase, with protein sequence MLDSIRWDTDLVRRYDQAGPRYTSYPTAVQFNSKVGSFDLLHALRSSRNAKRPLSLYIHIPFCANVCYYCACNKVITKDHGRAQPYLERLEKEIELVARHLGADQVVEQLHLGGGTPTFFSHDELRRLMACLRRHFHLQDDDHGDFSIEIAPREADWSTMGLLRELGFNRISIGVQDLDPEVQRAVNRMQSLEQTTTIIDAARTLQYRSVNVDLIYGLPLQRPDGFARTVEAIIALQPDRLSLFNYAHLPERFMPQRRIDAEQLPSPADKLVMLQRSIEQLTDAGYRYIGMDHFALPDDDLAMAQEDGKLQRNFQGYTTHGHCDLIGLGVSSISQLGDLYSQNVSDIGAYQQAIDRGQLPTARGLRCNEDDRIRRFVIQKLICDFELGFAELKRLHGVNFTSYFASTRPMLEQMAADGLIELTDEHLLVQPAGRLLIRAICMLFDHYLPEQCHQRFSRVI encoded by the coding sequence ATGCTTGACTCCATCCGCTGGGACACCGATCTGGTCCGTCGCTACGATCAGGCCGGCCCGCGTTACACGTCCTACCCGACGGCCGTCCAGTTCAACAGCAAGGTCGGCTCGTTCGACCTTCTCCACGCCCTGCGCAGCAGCCGCAACGCCAAACGACCACTGTCGCTTTACATACACATCCCGTTCTGCGCGAACGTCTGCTACTACTGTGCCTGCAACAAGGTCATCACCAAGGACCACGGCCGAGCCCAGCCATACCTGGAGAGGCTGGAAAAGGAAATAGAGCTGGTCGCCCGCCACCTCGGCGCTGACCAGGTCGTCGAGCAGCTGCACCTGGGCGGCGGCACGCCGACCTTCTTCAGTCATGACGAGCTGCGCCGTCTGATGGCTTGCCTACGCCGCCATTTCCATCTGCAGGACGACGACCACGGCGACTTCAGCATCGAGATCGCCCCCCGTGAGGCCGACTGGTCGACCATGGGGCTGCTGCGTGAGCTCGGCTTCAATCGAATCAGCATCGGCGTGCAGGATCTCGATCCCGAAGTCCAACGCGCGGTCAATCGCATGCAGAGCCTGGAGCAGACCACGACGATCATCGATGCTGCCCGAACCCTGCAATATCGGTCGGTCAACGTCGACCTCATCTACGGTCTTCCGTTGCAGCGCCCCGACGGCTTTGCGCGCACCGTCGAGGCGATCATCGCGCTGCAGCCCGACCGCCTGTCCCTGTTCAACTATGCCCACCTGCCGGAACGCTTCATGCCGCAACGGCGCATCGATGCCGAGCAACTTCCCTCGCCGGCCGACAAACTGGTCATGCTGCAACGCAGCATCGAGCAACTCACCGATGCCGGCTATCGCTACATCGGCATGGACCACTTCGCACTGCCGGACGACGATCTGGCCATGGCGCAGGAAGACGGCAAGCTGCAGCGAAACTTCCAGGGCTATACCACGCACGGCCACTGCGATCTGATCGGCCTTGGCGTCTCGTCCATCAGCCAGCTGGGCGACCTCTACAGCCAGAACGTGAGCGATATCGGCGCCTATCAGCAGGCGATCGATCGCGGTCAGCTGCCCACCGCTCGAGGCCTGCGCTGCAACGAGGACGATCGCATCCGGCGCTTTGTCATCCAGAAGCTGATTTGCGACTTCGAACTCGGGTTCGCCGAACTCAAGCGCCTTCACGGCGTGAATTTCACGTCATATTTCGCCAGTACCCGGCCCATGCTCGAGCAGATGGCAGCCGATGGGCTGATCGAACTGACAGACGAACACCTGCTGGTGCAGCCAGCCGGGCGCCTGCTCATTCGCGCCATTTGCATGTTGTTCGATCACTACCTGCCCGAACAGTGTCATCAGCGTTTTTCGCGGGTGATTTGA